A genome region from Candidatus Manganitrophus noduliformans includes the following:
- a CDS encoding DUF2294 domain-containing protein, with amino-acid sequence MPTGRKTKGQVEAEISNAIIQFEKDYMGRGPKETQAYIINDMILLRLKGVLTPAEQQLAKNPEGTNLIKQVRSNLLEQGRGLLSELIEKMTGLKVISLHTDISTKSGERVIIFSLSENLEKRFEVDSGR; translated from the coding sequence ATGCCGACGGGAAGAAAAACAAAGGGGCAGGTCGAGGCGGAGATCAGCAACGCGATCATTCAGTTCGAAAAAGATTACATGGGCCGCGGCCCCAAGGAAACGCAGGCCTACATCATCAACGACATGATCCTGCTCCGCCTCAAGGGGGTGCTCACCCCCGCCGAGCAGCAGCTGGCGAAGAACCCGGAAGGAACCAACCTCATCAAACAAGTCCGCTCCAACCTCCTGGAGCAAGGCCGCGGGCTCCTCTCGGAGCTGATCGAAAAGATGACCGGCCTCAAAGTGATCAGCCTTCATACCGACATCAGCACGAAGAGCGGAGAACGGGTGATTATTTTTTCTCTATCGGAAAATCTTGAAAAGCGATTTGAAGTAGACTCTGGCAGGTAA
- a CDS encoding AbiJ-NTD4 domain-containing protein, whose translation MTDRFSKRHGYHESHEKEISVRQDAPHELRGVLVQLAYECGFGPHSLREVVCRLLRKRPDENNWSPYPNIDREVHNLVDDCAWYRVYDIIEGLAAAMREAPYTYNAAKFESELNDYCLENGIGWKLSGGVIEMRGPEVFEEVVVTAERALETRNLSTARNELHEALRDLSRRPSPDVTGAIQHSMAALECVAREACGDGKANLGDIMKRYGNIVPRPLDEAISKAWGYASENARHIREGREPTFEEAELVVGIVSALSTYLARKHEA comes from the coding sequence ATGACTGACCGATTTTCAAAGAGACACGGGTACCACGAGTCACATGAGAAGGAAATCTCTGTGCGGCAGGACGCGCCGCACGAACTGCGCGGCGTCCTTGTTCAACTGGCCTACGAGTGCGGGTTTGGTCCGCACAGCCTTCGAGAAGTGGTTTGTCGCCTACTCCGCAAACGTCCAGACGAAAACAATTGGTCCCCATACCCCAACATTGATCGTGAAGTACACAATCTCGTTGACGACTGCGCCTGGTACCGCGTGTACGACATTATTGAGGGGCTCGCCGCTGCGATGCGCGAAGCACCATATACCTACAATGCTGCGAAATTCGAGAGCGAGTTGAACGATTACTGCCTTGAAAACGGCATCGGCTGGAAGCTGTCTGGGGGCGTCATCGAAATGCGCGGTCCCGAGGTGTTCGAGGAAGTGGTTGTCACCGCTGAACGCGCATTGGAGACGCGAAATCTTAGTACCGCGCGAAATGAACTACATGAGGCGCTTCGTGACTTGTCTCGCCGTCCCTCGCCGGATGTAACCGGGGCTATTCAACATTCAATGGCGGCTCTTGAGTGCGTCGCCCGCGAGGCATGTGGTGACGGAAAGGCCAATCTCGGCGACATCATGAAACGTTACGGAAATATCGTGCCTCGCCCTCTCGATGAGGCAATTTCAAAGGCTTGGGGGTACGCATCAGAAAATGCGCGCCATATTCGCGAAGGGAGGGAGCCAACCTTTGAGGAAGCTGAGTTGGTTGTCGGTATCGTTTCTGCGCTCTCTACATACTTGGCGAGAAAACATGAGGCATAA